GCGGCGAGCGGATCGGCCACCGCCGCCAGCACGGGCAGAAACAGCTGCATGCGTTCGCGCAGCGCGTAGGCGCGCGACACGACCTCCGGGCTCGCGTGATCGTAAGTCAATTGCGAGAGCAGTACGTCGAGCGCCTTGACGGTCGAGGCCAGCTGTTGCTGCAACGGCAGTTGCACGACGTCGTGCGAGCGTGCCGATAGTGCGGCCCGTGCGAACTGCGCCGCATCGGCGAACCACGAGTCCGTGCGTGCGAGCAGCGTCGGCGCGAGCCGGCTCGGAAACAGGATCGAGCCGACGACGCTTGCGCAGATGATGCCGAGCAGAATCTCCTCGGTGCGCGCGATCGCGACATCGAAGATCGCCGTCGGGTTCGTCACCGTCGGAAACGCGACGAGCGGCAGCGTGAAGCCCGCGAGCACGAACACGTATGAACGCGCGCTGCGGTCCGACAGCGACAGGTAGAGCATCGTCGCGGTCCACAGCGCGACGAGCACGCTGAACAGATACGGCGACTCGACGAACGGCGGCACGAGCACCACCGACATCGCCGCGCCGATCATCGTGCCGATCGCGCGAAACATCGCCTTCGAGCGCGTTGCGCCGACAAACGGGTTCGACACGATATAGACCGACGCCAGCGCCCACGACGGCCGCGGCAGCGGCACGGCGAGCGCGATATATAACGCGAGCATCCCGGCCACGAAAGTCTTGACCGAAAACAGCCAGTCGCGAGCGGACGGGTTGGTCATGAGGATTGTGCGCGCGTGTCGTTCTTGATTTGTCGGAGTCGGGACGACGGGTGCGTGAGGCGCCGAGCCCGACGGGTGACGCAAGTCTGTCCTGTCGCGAAACAATGCGTTTCCCGCCACGCACTGCAATTTCAAATTCGCACGGTTTCTGGTGCCGGGCGGCGCAAGGGTTGCAGATGCCTTTCGGCCACAGCAATGCGCGTCTTTGACACTGCTGCCGCGGCGCGCGCGGCCGCGTTGGCGGCGCATCCGGTCTGCGTGCGAACTCGTCAATTTCCATTGCCCGGCACAAACCGCGATTTCGTTGCGGACGCACATTGTGTCATCGCCGTTTCTGCAATCGCATCCGAACTGCATTCATTACAGAAGGAGATTTGCCGTGAGTCAGATGAAGTCAAACCGAAAGCTCGTCCGCACCCGTGCAACGATCACATGTGCCGCCGCCATCGCGGCTGCATCGATATTCAGCCATGCCGCCTTCGCGCAAGATGCGCAGACATCGTCCGCCACGCAGACGACGCCCGCCTCGCACGCGACACGCGCGAGCCTGCGTCACGCCAATCACAAGCTCGAACGCGACGTCCGGGTCGCGCTGGCCCACGCGAAGATCGATACGACCGACATTCTGATCCGCGCGAAAGGCAGCAAGGTCGCGCTGATCGGCGCAGTGCCCGACCAGAACATGATTGCATCCGCGGCCGGGATCACAGGCAAGGTCGCCGGCGTCACTTCGGTGCAGAACCTTCTCATTGTGCGGCCTGAGTCCGACGATTGAAGTGGGAAGGTGAAATGGGAAGTGAAGCGGGAAAGTGAAGCGGGAAAGTGAAGCGGGGGTTGAAGCCAACGAATCGAAACGAAAAAGGGCACGCGCATCAATCCAGATTCGCGTGCCCTTTTTCGTTGAATGCGCTGCGTGAGCAGTTGCCCCGGTTGCCTTACTCAGTTGCCCCCGCTACCGCAGCGCTCGCCGTTAGATGACGACCGTCTGTGCCTCGCCTTCCCTGCTTTGCCGCACGGTGCCGATCTGCCATACCTGCTCGCCCGCGGCGGACAGCAGGCCGATCGCCTGCTTCGCGTCCTGCGCGGAAACGATGACGGCCATGCCGATGCCGCAGTTGAATACGCGATGCATCTCGGCGTCGGCGACGCCGCCGTGCTTCTGCAGCCACGCGAACAGCGGCGGCAGCGGCCATGCGCGATGATCGAGTTCGGCGGTGAGCCCTGCCTTGAGCACGCGCGGAATGTTTTCGACGAGCCCGCCGCCCGTGATGTGCGCCATGCCCTTCACCGGCATCTGTTCCATCAGCGCGAGCAACGGCTTCACGTAGATGCGCGTGGGCGCCATCAGCGCAT
The nucleotide sequence above comes from Paraburkholderia sp. SOS3. Encoded proteins:
- a CDS encoding BON domain-containing protein — its product is MKSNRKLVRTRATITCAAAIAAASIFSHAAFAQDAQTSSATQTTPASHATRASLRHANHKLERDVRVALAHAKIDTTDILIRAKGSKVALIGAVPDQNMIASAAGITGKVAGVTSVQNLLIVRPESDD